One window of the Salvelinus sp. IW2-2015 unplaced genomic scaffold, ASM291031v2 Un_scaffold1123, whole genome shotgun sequence genome contains the following:
- the LOC112069795 gene encoding ribonuclease P protein subunit p20-like isoform X1, with protein MCSIPPFPVSDSLVMAEPRSLISASIPQTPPGIIMPPADGSGTAVMMDPIEYTLRKRLPRKLPKRRNDVYVNMKTDFRAQLARCQKLXEGGGHXEICVHGLGLAINRAINXALQLQASSQGALQLAANTSTVELVDDIEPEDPDEAGEPMARSRNNSAIHIKVFYPDPQ; from the exons ATG TGCTCCATCCCACCCTTCCCTGTCTCTGACTCACTTGTAATGGCAGAACCACGCAGCCTTATCTCCGCCTCCATCCCCCAGACACCCCCTGGCATCATCATGCCCCCAGCTGACGGCAGCGGCACGGCGGTGATGATGGACCCCATAGAGTACACCCTACGCAAGCGTCTCCCCAGGAAGCTGCCCAAGCGCCGCAATGACGTGTATGTCAACATGAAGACAGACTTCCGGGCCCAGCTGGCCCGCTGCCAGAAGCTGKTGGAGGGAGGAGGCCACYGAGAGATCTGTGTCCACGGTCTGGGCCTGGCCATCAACAGGGCCATCAACATRGCCCTGCAGCTCCAGGCCAGTAGCCAGGGGGCGCTACAGTTGGCAGCCAACACGTCTACAGTGGAGCTGGTGGACGATATAGAGCCTGAGGACCCTGACGAGGCGGGGGAACCCATGGCGCGCTCCCGGAATAACTCTGCTATTCATATCAAAGTGTTCTACCCAGACCCACAGTGA
- the LOC112069794 gene encoding erythropoietin-like isoform X1, giving the protein MFHNSSRGLFTLLLMLLEWTRPGLPSPLRPICDLRVLKHFIEEARDAQAAMLTCKEGCGLPEPVTVPQTKVDFSVWERKNALEQAQEVQSGLWLLNQAIGSLRASVTNTALHSHIDNSLINIFRIGKVLRSLNIQECTPPAGEVSRGEETWRVSSASELLQVHVNFLRGKLQLLLSNAPVCH; this is encoded by the exons gactctTTACGTTGCTGCTGATGCTGTTGGAGTGGACCAGACCAGGCCTACCGTCCCCCCTGCGGCCGATCTGTGACCTGCGGGTCCTAAAACACTTTATTGAAGAGGCCAGAGATGCCCAAGCAGCCATG CTGACTTGTAAAGAAGGATGTGGTCTTCCAGAGCCCGTCACTGTTCCCCAAACCAAAGTAGACTTCAGCGTCTGGGAGAGGAAAAAT GCACTGGAGCAAGCTCAGGAGGTACAGTCTGGCCTGTGGCTGTTAAACCAGGCCATTGGCTCGCTACGAGCCTCCGTCACCAACACAGCGCTGCACAGCCACATAGACAACAGCCTCATAAACATCTTCAGAATAGGAAAGGTGCTGCGCAGCCTCAACATCCAG GAGTGCACCCCTCCAGCAGGAGAAGTgtctagaggagaggagacatggcGGGTGTCGTCTGCTTCAGAGCTGCTCCAGGTCCACGTCAACTTCCTGCGAGGCAAGCTGCAGCTCTTGCTGTCCAACGCGCCCGTCTGCCACTAG
- the LOC112069795 gene encoding ribonuclease P protein subunit p20-like isoform X2: protein MAEPRSLISASIPQTPPGIIMPPADGSGTAVMMDPIEYTLRKRLPRKLPKRRNDVYVNMKTDFRAQLARCQKLXEGGGHXEICVHGLGLAINRAINXALQLQASSQGALQLAANTSTVELVDDIEPEDPDEAGEPMARSRNNSAIHIKVFYPDPQ from the coding sequence ATGGCAGAACCACGCAGCCTTATCTCCGCCTCCATCCCCCAGACACCCCCTGGCATCATCATGCCCCCAGCTGACGGCAGCGGCACGGCGGTGATGATGGACCCCATAGAGTACACCCTACGCAAGCGTCTCCCCAGGAAGCTGCCCAAGCGCCGCAATGACGTGTATGTCAACATGAAGACAGACTTCCGGGCCCAGCTGGCCCGCTGCCAGAAGCTGKTGGAGGGAGGAGGCCACYGAGAGATCTGTGTCCACGGTCTGGGCCTGGCCATCAACAGGGCCATCAACATRGCCCTGCAGCTCCAGGCCAGTAGCCAGGGGGCGCTACAGTTGGCAGCCAACACGTCTACAGTGGAGCTGGTGGACGATATAGAGCCTGAGGACCCTGACGAGGCGGGGGAACCCATGGCGCGCTCCCGGAATAACTCTGCTATTCATATCAAAGTGTTCTACCCAGACCCACAGTGA
- the LOC112069794 gene encoding erythropoietin-like isoform X2 translates to MELPPRLFTLLLMLLEWTRPGLPSPLRPICDLRVLKHFIEEARDAQAAMLTCKEGCGLPEPVTVPQTKVDFSVWERKNALEQAQEVQSGLWLLNQAIGSLRASVTNTALHSHIDNSLINIFRIGKVLRSLNIQECTPPAGEVSRGEETWRVSSASELLQVHVNFLRGKLQLLLSNAPVCH, encoded by the exons gactctTTACGTTGCTGCTGATGCTGTTGGAGTGGACCAGACCAGGCCTACCGTCCCCCCTGCGGCCGATCTGTGACCTGCGGGTCCTAAAACACTTTATTGAAGAGGCCAGAGATGCCCAAGCAGCCATG CTGACTTGTAAAGAAGGATGTGGTCTTCCAGAGCCCGTCACTGTTCCCCAAACCAAAGTAGACTTCAGCGTCTGGGAGAGGAAAAAT GCACTGGAGCAAGCTCAGGAGGTACAGTCTGGCCTGTGGCTGTTAAACCAGGCCATTGGCTCGCTACGAGCCTCCGTCACCAACACAGCGCTGCACAGCCACATAGACAACAGCCTCATAAACATCTTCAGAATAGGAAAGGTGCTGCGCAGCCTCAACATCCAG GAGTGCACCCCTCCAGCAGGAGAAGTgtctagaggagaggagacatggcGGGTGTCGTCTGCTTCAGAGCTGCTCCAGGTCCACGTCAACTTCCTGCGAGGCAAGCTGCAGCTCTTGCTGTCCAACGCGCCCGTCTGCCACTAG